In Palaemon carinicauda isolate YSFRI2023 chromosome 21, ASM3689809v2, whole genome shotgun sequence, the following proteins share a genomic window:
- the LOC137614937 gene encoding uncharacterized protein: MSSSIVGIYIDSFMMSSSIVGVYTDSFLMSSSIVGVYTDSFLMSSSIVGVYTDSFMMSSSIVGVYTDSFMMSSSIVEVYTDSFMMSSSIVGIYTDSFIMSSSIVGVYTDSFMMSSSIVGVYTDSFMMSSSIVGVYTDSFMMSSSIVGVYTYSFMMSSSIVGIYIDSFMMSSSIVGVYTDSFLMSSSIVGVYTDSFMMSSSIVGVYTDSFMMSSSIVEVYTDSFMMSSSIVGIYTDSFIMSSSIVGVYTDSFMMSSSIVGVYTDSFMMSSSIVGVYTDSFMMSSSIVGVYTYSFMMSSSIVGIYIDSFMMSSSIVGVYTDSFLMSSSIVGVYTDSFMMSSSIVGVYTDSFMMSSSIVEVYTDSFMMSSSIVGIYTDSFIMSSSIVGVYTDSFMMSSSIVGVYTDSFMMSSSIVGVYTDSFMMSSSIVGVYTYSFMMSSSIVGIYIDSFMMSSSIVGVYTDSFLMSSSIVWVYTDSF, from the coding sequence ATGTCCTCATCAATCGTTGGGATATACATAGATTCTTTCATGATGTCCTCATCAATCGTTGGGGTCTATACAGATTCTTTCTTGATGTCCTCATCAATCGTTGGGGTCTATACAGATTCTTTCTTGATGTCCTCATCAATCGTTGGGGTCTATACAGATTCTTTCATGATGTCCTCATCAATCGTTGGGGTCTATACAGATTCTTTTATGATGTCCTCATCAATCGTTGAGGTCTATACAGATTCTTTCATGATGTCCTCATCAATTGTTGGGATATACACAGATTCTTTCATAATGTCCTCATCAATCGTTGGGGTCTATACAGATTCTTTCATGATGTCCTCATCAATCGTTGGGGTCTATACAGATTCTTTCATGATGTCCTCATCAATCGTTGGGGTCTATACAGATTCTTTCATGATGTCTTCATCAATCGTTGGGGTCTATACATATTCTTTCATGATGTCCTCATCAATCGTTGGGATATACATAGATTCTTTCATGATGTCCTCATCAATCGTTGGGGTCTATACAGATTCTTTCTTGATGTCCTCATCAATCGTTGGGGTCTATACAGATTCTTTCATGATGTCCTCATCAATCGTTGGGGTCTATACAGATTCTTTTATGATGTCCTCATCAATCGTTGAGGTCTATACAGATTCTTTCATGATGTCCTCATCAATTGTTGGGATATACACAGATTCTTTCATAATGTCCTCATCAATCGTTGGGGTCTATACAGATTCTTTCATGATGTCCTCATCAATCGTTGGGGTCTATACAGATTCTTTCATGATGTCCTCATCAATCGTTGGGGTCTATACAGATTCTTTCATGATGTCTTCATCAATCGTTGGGGTCTATACATATTCTTTCATGATGTCCTCATCAATCGTTGGGATATACATAGATTCTTTCATGATGTCCTCATCAATCGTTGGGGTCTATACAGATTCTTTCTTGATGTCCTCATCAATCGTTGGGGTCTATACAGATTCTTTCATGATGTCCTCATCAATCGTTGGAGTCTATACAGATTCTTTTATGATGTCCTCATCAATCGTTGAGGTCTATACAGATTCTTTCATGATGTCCTCATCAATTGTTGGGATATACACAGATTCTTTCATAATGTCCTCATCAATCGTTGGGGTCTATACAGATTCTTTCATGATGTCCTCATCAATCGTTGGGGTCTATACAGATTCTTTCATGATGTCCTCATCAATCGTTGGGGTCTATACAGATTCTTTCATGATGTCTTCATCAATCGTTGGGGTCTATACATATTCTTTCATGATGTCCTCATCAATCGTTGGGATATACATAGATTCTTTCATGATGTCCTCATCAATCGTTGGGGTCTATACAGATTCTTTCTTGATGTCCTCATCAATCGTTTGGGTCTATACAGATTCTTTCTAG